One Lysinibacillus fusiformis genomic window carries:
- the nusA gene encoding transcription termination factor NusA, translated as MSSDLLDALTALEEQKGISRDVLIEAIEAALVTAYKRNFNQAQNVRVDLNLDKGSIRVFSRKDVVEEVEDDRLQISLEDAKIINPAYQLEDIVEQEVTPRNFGRIAAQTAKQVVTQRVREAERGLIYEQYVDREDDIVTGVVERLDARNIYVGLGKVEAALPQNEQIQGETYHPHDRIKVYITKVERTTRGPQVIVSRTHPGLLRRLFEMEVPEIYEGIVEIKSIAREAGDRSKISVYAHNDEVDPVGSCVGAKGARVQTIVNELNGEKIDIVEWSEDPVVFVANALSPSKVLDVQVNEEEKSTTVVVPDYQLSLAIGKRGQNARLAAKLTGWKIDIKSETDARELGIYPSATSTFVPADDEESDYEDVAVDLYQDDEE; from the coding sequence TTTGTTAGATGCGCTAACTGCGCTAGAAGAACAAAAAGGAATTTCAAGAGATGTGTTAATCGAAGCCATTGAAGCTGCATTAGTAACAGCTTACAAGCGCAACTTTAACCAAGCTCAAAATGTCCGTGTAGATTTAAACTTAGATAAGGGCTCAATTCGTGTGTTTTCACGAAAAGATGTTGTTGAAGAAGTAGAGGACGATCGCCTACAAATTTCATTAGAAGATGCCAAAATCATCAATCCAGCCTATCAATTAGAGGATATCGTGGAGCAAGAAGTAACGCCTCGTAATTTTGGTCGTATCGCAGCACAAACAGCGAAACAGGTTGTTACACAACGTGTACGTGAGGCTGAGCGCGGCTTAATTTATGAGCAATATGTTGACCGCGAGGATGATATCGTAACAGGCGTTGTGGAACGTCTAGATGCACGTAATATTTATGTTGGCCTAGGTAAAGTCGAAGCAGCGTTACCACAAAACGAACAAATTCAAGGTGAAACGTATCATCCGCATGATCGTATCAAAGTATACATTACAAAAGTTGAACGTACCACACGTGGACCACAAGTAATTGTATCGCGTACACATCCTGGCTTACTACGTCGATTATTTGAAATGGAAGTACCTGAAATTTATGAAGGTATTGTCGAAATCAAATCAATTGCGCGTGAAGCTGGAGATCGTTCTAAAATTTCTGTCTATGCTCATAATGATGAAGTTGATCCGGTTGGTTCTTGTGTTGGTGCAAAAGGTGCGCGTGTACAAACAATTGTCAATGAATTAAACGGTGAGAAAATTGATATTGTTGAATGGTCTGAAGATCCTGTTGTATTCGTAGCAAATGCACTTAGCCCTTCAAAAGTATTAGATGTGCAAGTCAATGAAGAAGAGAAATCAACAACGGTTGTTGTGCCAGACTATCAATTGTCATTAGCCATCGGTAAACGTGGTCAAAATGCTCGATTAGCTGCGAAATTAACTGGTTGGAAAATTGATATTAAAAGTGAAACAGATGCACGTGAGTTAGGTATTTATCCATCTGCAACAAGCACTTTCGTACCAGCGGACGATGAAGAAAGCGACTACGAAGATGTAGCAGTTGACTTATATCAAGACGACGAAGAATAA
- the rnpM gene encoding RNase P modulator RnpM, whose amino-acid sequence MAVNKKVPLRKCVATGEMLPKKEMIRVVRSKEGEVSVDVSGKKPGRGAYVSKSEQAIDIARKKNVLGHQLDVKIPEEIYEELLTIIRRESIL is encoded by the coding sequence ATGGCGGTTAATAAAAAAGTGCCTCTTCGAAAATGTGTAGCAACTGGAGAAATGCTACCCAAAAAAGAAATGATTCGGGTTGTTCGTTCGAAAGAGGGCGAGGTAAGTGTTGATGTTTCGGGGAAAAAGCCTGGACGTGGCGCTTATGTTTCAAAGTCAGAACAGGCGATTGACATCGCACGCAAGAAAAATGTTTTAGGGCACCAACTTGATGTGAAAATTCCTGAAGAAATTTACGAAGAATTACTAACGATCATTCGTAGGGAGTCAATACTATGA
- a CDS encoding YlxQ family RNA-binding protein → MTNQAVFNLLGIAARARKVISGEELVVKEVRNGNAKLVLLANDASKNSSKKIQDKCTYYNVEYHVIGDRYDLGHATGKEARVALAITDKGFASKLSSLLNEK, encoded by the coding sequence ATGACAAATCAAGCAGTGTTTAATTTGCTTGGCATCGCGGCAAGAGCGCGTAAAGTCATTTCAGGAGAAGAGTTAGTAGTGAAGGAAGTCCGCAATGGTAATGCTAAGCTAGTACTGCTTGCAAACGATGCTTCTAAAAACTCTAGCAAAAAAATTCAAGATAAATGTACGTATTACAACGTTGAGTATCATGTAATTGGTGATCGTTATGATCTAGGACATGCTACAGGTAAGGAAGCCCGGGTGGCTCTAGCTATTACCGATAAAGGTTTTGCAAGCAAATTGTCTAGTCTACTCAACGAAAAATAA
- the infB gene encoding translation initiation factor IF-2 → MTKIRVHEYAKQVNKSSKEVIEALSKLNVSVTNHMSMLENDTVTKLNQSFKPASEKKQAKQPTTQNASQRSQANGQQKPQQSVKKQEGQKQQSATSKPRTNNQQQSHQNQNSSNEKSKNTKGNQNRNMTQNNNNNNNNNNNRRGGGYNQRPKPGIHGGKRRHPKTHQPTLPVKQKELPEKITFVESLSVAELAKKLHREPSEIIKKLFMLGVMATINQELDKDAIELICTDYGVEVEEEIRVDITDLETHFEQTEEVNEAVLSERPPVVTIMGHVDHGKTTLLDSIRHTKVTAGEAGGITQHIGAYQVTEGDKKITFLDTPGHAAFTTMRARGAKVTDLTILVVAADDGVMPQTVEAINHAKAAEVPIIVAVNKMDKPSANPDRVMQELTEHGLVPEAWGGETIFVPISALKGEGIDTLLEMILLVAEVGELKANPDRLALGTVIEAQLDKGRGSVATLLVQDGTLKVGDPIVVGHAYGRVRAMVNDKGRRVKEAGPSTPVEITGLNDVPQAGDRFVVFEDEKTARQVGETRAMTAIQAQRSEKQRVTLDNLFEQMSQGEMKELNLIVKADVQGTVEAMAASLMKIDVEGVNVKIIHTGAGAITESDISLAAASNAIVIGFNVRPDVNARRAAEEEGVDIRLHRVIYKVIEEIEQAMKGMLDPEFEEKIIGQAEVRQTIKVSKVGTIAGSYVTEGKVTRDSGVRVIRENVVIFEGELDTLKRFKDEVKEVARGYECGITITNFNDIKEGDIIEAYIMEEVKRS, encoded by the coding sequence ATGACCAAAATCAGAGTTCATGAATATGCGAAACAAGTGAATAAATCGAGTAAAGAGGTTATTGAAGCGCTAAGTAAATTAAATGTGAGTGTAACCAATCATATGTCTATGTTGGAAAATGACACTGTGACAAAGTTAAACCAATCATTTAAACCAGCATCTGAGAAAAAACAAGCGAAACAACCTACTACTCAAAATGCGTCACAACGATCTCAAGCTAATGGGCAACAAAAACCACAACAATCGGTGAAAAAACAAGAGGGACAAAAGCAGCAATCTGCTACCTCTAAGCCGAGAACGAACAATCAGCAACAATCGCACCAAAACCAAAATTCGTCTAACGAAAAATCTAAGAATACAAAAGGTAATCAAAATCGAAATATGACACAAAATAATAATAATAACAATAATAATAATAATAACCGTAGAGGCGGTGGTTATAACCAGCGTCCAAAACCAGGAATCCACGGTGGTAAACGCCGTCATCCAAAAACGCATCAACCTACATTACCAGTGAAACAAAAGGAATTACCAGAAAAAATTACATTTGTTGAATCGCTTTCTGTCGCAGAATTAGCAAAAAAACTACACCGTGAGCCATCTGAAATAATCAAAAAATTATTCATGCTTGGTGTAATGGCGACAATTAACCAAGAATTAGATAAGGATGCAATCGAGTTAATTTGTACAGACTATGGTGTAGAAGTAGAAGAAGAAATCCGTGTTGATATTACGGATTTAGAAACGCACTTCGAACAAACAGAGGAAGTAAATGAAGCGGTATTATCAGAACGACCTCCTGTAGTAACGATTATGGGACACGTTGACCATGGTAAAACAACGTTATTAGATTCGATCCGTCATACAAAAGTTACAGCCGGAGAAGCGGGTGGTATTACGCAACATATCGGTGCTTACCAAGTAACAGAAGGCGACAAAAAAATTACATTCCTAGATACACCAGGACACGCTGCTTTCACAACTATGCGTGCACGTGGTGCGAAAGTAACGGACTTAACAATTTTAGTGGTAGCTGCAGATGATGGTGTGATGCCTCAAACAGTTGAAGCTATTAACCATGCAAAAGCGGCAGAAGTGCCAATTATTGTAGCGGTTAACAAGATGGATAAACCTTCAGCAAACCCGGATCGTGTTATGCAAGAATTAACGGAACATGGTTTAGTGCCTGAAGCTTGGGGTGGCGAAACAATTTTCGTACCAATCTCAGCATTAAAAGGTGAAGGTATCGATACATTATTAGAAATGATATTACTTGTAGCAGAGGTTGGAGAGTTAAAAGCCAATCCTGACCGTTTAGCACTTGGTACAGTTATCGAAGCACAGCTTGATAAAGGCCGTGGTTCAGTAGCGACGCTTTTAGTACAAGATGGTACATTAAAAGTTGGAGACCCTATCGTAGTTGGTCATGCATATGGTCGTGTACGTGCAATGGTTAATGATAAAGGTCGTCGTGTTAAAGAAGCTGGTCCATCAACACCAGTAGAAATTACAGGTTTAAACGATGTACCTCAAGCTGGTGACCGCTTCGTTGTATTTGAAGACGAAAAAACAGCGCGCCAAGTTGGTGAAACAAGAGCGATGACAGCGATTCAAGCACAACGTTCTGAAAAACAACGTGTCACGCTAGATAACTTATTTGAACAAATGAGCCAAGGCGAGATGAAAGAACTTAACTTAATCGTTAAGGCTGACGTACAGGGTACGGTTGAAGCTATGGCTGCATCACTAATGAAAATTGATGTCGAAGGCGTTAACGTGAAGATTATTCATACTGGTGCTGGGGCAATTACAGAATCAGATATTTCTCTTGCAGCGGCATCAAATGCAATCGTTATAGGCTTCAATGTACGTCCTGATGTAAATGCAAGACGTGCAGCTGAAGAAGAAGGCGTAGATATTCGTCTACACCGCGTTATCTATAAAGTAATCGAAGAAATCGAGCAAGCGATGAAAGGTATGCTTGATCCAGAATTTGAAGAAAAAATTATTGGTCAAGCTGAAGTTCGTCAAACGATTAAAGTGTCAAAAGTGGGTACAATTGCTGGTTCATACGTAACAGAAGGTAAAGTTACTCGCGATTCTGGCGTACGTGTCATCCGTGAAAATGTCGTGATTTTCGAAGGTGAACTAGATACATTAAAACGCTTCAAAGATGAAGTGAAAGAAGTTGCAAGAGGGTACGAATGTGGTATTACAATTACAAACTTCAATGATATTAAAGAAGGCGACATTATTGAAGCTTACATTATGGAAGAAGTTAAGCGTTCATAA
- a CDS encoding DUF503 domain-containing protein, with product MIVYAEVEFIIQTAHSLKEKRAVLQRMITRTKQKFNVSIAEIDHQNVWQRTKLALVAVSSSKDAAEREINHALHYLQSNPSWEQLNVWRDYL from the coding sequence ATGATTGTCTATGCAGAGGTTGAATTCATCATTCAAACTGCCCATTCGTTAAAGGAAAAACGCGCTGTCTTGCAGCGTATGATTACCCGCACAAAGCAGAAATTTAATGTGTCCATTGCGGAAATTGACCATCAAAATGTATGGCAGCGAACAAAATTAGCGCTTGTTGCTGTGTCTTCTTCGAAAGATGCAGCTGAACGTGAAATTAATCATGCACTGCATTATTTGCAGTCAAATCCGTCTTGGGAGCAGTTAAATGTGTGGCGAGACTATTTATAA